The proteins below are encoded in one region of Sporosarcina sp. FSL K6-1508:
- a CDS encoding site-specific integrase: MAKKKKSIIESYELKNGEKRYMFQLYIGVNPLTGKEQRTTRRGFKTQKEAQLALSRLRLEIDNGTFRKVSVETYQDLYNLWIVQYEKTVEQSTFVKTNELFDNHILPVMGKYKIDKINVDVCQKHVDEWAVKLKKFRAIKAYASRVLDFAIKRGYIETNPFTYVDMPAAASKKVVVTNEDEAENFYTREQLIKFLSCLEQESNYKAYALFRLLAFSGMRKGEALALTWNDLNLTTNDLRINKALSRGKDNKLYVKSTKTGVARTIKMDDNTVAILKVWKKKQKQDYLIPGFNTLQPKQLIFSNERNEYMQPTKTRKWIVHVQDKYELGTITTHGLRHTHCSLLFEAGASIKEVQDRLGHTDIQTTMNIYTHVTKEAKEEAILKFTNYIKM; encoded by the coding sequence ATGGCTAAGAAAAAGAAATCAATAATTGAAAGTTACGAACTGAAAAACGGTGAGAAACGTTACATGTTTCAGTTATACATCGGTGTCAATCCGCTAACAGGAAAAGAACAAAGAACAACTAGACGAGGCTTTAAAACACAAAAAGAAGCCCAGTTGGCTCTATCTCGCTTACGACTGGAGATAGACAACGGGACTTTCAGAAAAGTATCGGTTGAAACTTATCAAGATTTGTATAATTTGTGGATTGTACAATATGAAAAGACTGTTGAGCAAAGCACATTTGTTAAAACAAATGAGCTTTTCGATAATCACATCTTACCAGTGATGGGCAAATATAAGATAGATAAAATCAACGTAGATGTGTGTCAGAAACATGTGGATGAATGGGCTGTGAAGTTGAAGAAGTTTCGCGCGATAAAAGCGTATGCATCGAGGGTCCTAGACTTTGCGATTAAACGCGGCTATATAGAAACAAATCCGTTTACCTATGTAGATATGCCTGCCGCTGCTTCTAAGAAGGTTGTTGTAACCAATGAAGATGAAGCAGAGAATTTTTATACTCGGGAGCAACTTATCAAGTTCCTATCTTGCTTAGAACAAGAAAGTAACTACAAAGCGTATGCTCTCTTCCGATTACTAGCGTTCAGTGGCATGCGTAAAGGTGAAGCGTTGGCCCTTACGTGGAATGACCTGAACTTAACAACAAACGATCTACGCATTAATAAAGCACTTTCACGAGGTAAGGATAACAAGCTTTATGTGAAATCCACAAAGACAGGCGTTGCCCGTACAATCAAAATGGATGATAACACAGTGGCCATCTTGAAGGTGTGGAAGAAAAAGCAGAAGCAAGATTATTTAATACCGGGCTTTAATACGTTGCAGCCGAAGCAACTTATTTTTAGTAATGAGCGCAACGAATACATGCAGCCTACAAAGACACGCAAGTGGATTGTACATGTACAGGATAAATATGAGCTAGGCACAATCACAACTCATGGTTTACGTCACACGCATTGTTCATTGTTATTTGAAGCTGGCGCAAGCATTAAAGAAGTACAGGACCGTTTAGGCCACACGGACATACAAACGACAATGAACATCTACACACACGTTACGAAGGAAGCGAAAGAAGAAGCAATACTTAAGTTTACCAACTACATTAAAATGTAG
- a CDS encoding DUF2804 domain-containing protein — protein MQHAEREITGPVALCNDKGLLNPEAIGFARQPFIQSNLKNHFMRKKKWNYWCVYGEDLLFSATISHLDYAAVCFVYILDYETQRFYEKQITIPIGRNVKMPENVLDSVKFVNDNLTVQIIHIQGETHLSVTIQDFDNEVLHADFNIAHPIDDESLNVVIPKSRDIFQFTAKHHSLPTSGFVKIGDKRYDFNPEYSFAVLDYGRGVWPRKAEWNWAMASQRLGGRRIGLNFGGKWTDGTGMTENAVFVDGAMTKVHEDVLFTYDKMNFMTPWKIRTKFTDTVDMTFTPFFERVSLTNVRLVRTEVHQVVGYFEGTVRLQDGSMLQIRNMLGCSEEHIAKW, from the coding sequence ATGCAGCATGCAGAGAGAGAAATTACCGGACCCGTTGCGTTATGTAACGACAAAGGGTTATTAAATCCGGAAGCAATCGGTTTCGCACGTCAGCCTTTCATCCAGAGTAATTTGAAGAACCATTTCATGCGTAAGAAGAAGTGGAATTATTGGTGTGTGTACGGGGAAGATTTACTGTTTTCCGCGACGATTAGCCATCTCGATTATGCAGCTGTCTGCTTTGTCTATATTCTGGATTACGAAACGCAACGTTTTTATGAAAAACAAATAACAATTCCAATCGGACGAAATGTGAAGATGCCTGAGAATGTACTGGATAGCGTCAAGTTCGTGAATGATAATCTGACCGTTCAAATCATACATATCCAAGGTGAAACACATCTGTCCGTAACAATTCAAGACTTTGATAATGAAGTTCTTCATGCAGATTTCAATATTGCTCATCCTATCGACGATGAATCGTTGAATGTCGTTATACCTAAAAGTCGGGATATTTTTCAATTCACCGCAAAGCATCATTCATTGCCGACATCAGGATTTGTTAAAATCGGTGACAAACGCTACGATTTTAACCCAGAATACAGTTTTGCTGTTCTCGATTACGGCAGAGGCGTCTGGCCTCGCAAAGCAGAATGGAACTGGGCAATGGCCTCACAACGTCTCGGCGGTCGCCGTATTGGGCTTAACTTCGGCGGTAAATGGACGGACGGGACGGGCATGACTGAAAACGCAGTGTTTGTTGATGGAGCAATGACCAAAGTTCACGAAGATGTCCTATTCACCTATGACAAAATGAACTTTATGACGCCCTGGAAAATCCGTACAAAGTTTACTGATACCGTCGACATGACCTTTACACCATTTTTTGAACGAGTTTCTTTGACCAATGTCCGGCTCGTACGCACTGAAGTCCATCAAGTGGTTGGCTATTTTGAGGGGACCGTACGCTTACAGGACGGTTCCATGCTACAAATCCGTAACATGCTCGGGTGCTCCGAAGAACACATTGCCAAATGGTAA
- a CDS encoding YusW family protein, which yields MKSLNVLGVALISGALLLGACGNLGKNADKPNREEADVTLEREKEGGSIETGDGFGFNTFDLEIDVDGKDAIDVDYNVEKKAEAEYENKLMNIKVKDNEAMDELNLLFLDIRITKDTPEKEVIDKILQWYGLDSYSKFDLEVEFDDGTTLDIENVK from the coding sequence ATGAAAAGCTTAAATGTTTTAGGTGTGGCCTTAATTTCGGGTGCATTGCTGTTAGGTGCGTGTGGAAACCTCGGGAAAAATGCGGATAAGCCGAATCGAGAAGAGGCAGATGTTACTCTTGAACGTGAGAAGGAAGGCGGTTCCATCGAAACGGGTGATGGATTCGGCTTTAATACATTCGATCTTGAAATCGACGTCGACGGAAAAGATGCAATTGACGTTGATTATAATGTCGAGAAAAAAGCGGAAGCGGAGTATGAAAATAAATTAATGAATATAAAAGTGAAAGATAATGAAGCGATGGATGAGCTTAATTTGCTCTTTTTAGACATTCGTATTACGAAAGACACGCCTGAAAAAGAAGTGATTGATAAAATCCTCCAGTGGTATGGCTTAGATTCATACTCAAAATTCGATCTTGAAGTCGAATTTGACGATGGAACAACACTTGATATTGAAAATGTAAAATAA
- a CDS encoding ABC transporter ATP-binding protein: protein MLRAIRKPFGYEPILSKEDIQGKGKKKKERASNWKSVLFRIWKLVDEQRGLLIAVLALVFVSSVLALLGPLMIGKIIDHYIIPMEFAGVGGNIGLLIAIYIGLSLAMYFQNYWMVGIAQQTVFRLRTSLFAHLQKLPVTFFDKRQHGELMSRITNDIENVSQTLNSSFIQVFSSILTLTGTFAVMLYLSPLLTLLTMIIVPVMFVAIRWITRRTGLLFKEQQQAVGELNGMIEETISGQRIVKAFSQEERVMEEFAEKSGRLRRTGFWALTYSGFIPKVMNMLNNASFAVVAGVGGLLALKGDGIVTVGTIVIFSEFARQFTRPLNDLANQFNTVLSAIAGAERVFKIMDEPVEKDEATEYADMALQGDVEFRNVSFGYAVETDGYTINDLSFHVKAGETAAFVGATGAGKTTIMQLLARFYEVDKGEIYIDGIPISKLPRKTLRSQTAFVLQDPFLFEATVLENIRYGKLDATDEEVIKAAKQANAHSFISRLENGYDTVLTADGGEISQGQKQLLSIARALVADPVLLLLDEATSSIDTVTELEIQEALDRLMEGRTSFVIAHRLNTVRKANTVYVMEQGKLIESGNQEELIEQQGVFYNMLLESKV from the coding sequence ATGTTACGCGCAATTCGTAAACCGTTCGGCTACGAGCCGATTCTATCCAAAGAGGATATTCAAGGCAAAGGAAAAAAGAAAAAAGAACGCGCGAGTAACTGGAAATCGGTTCTCTTTCGCATCTGGAAACTTGTCGATGAACAACGGGGTCTGCTCATTGCTGTCCTTGCGCTTGTTTTCGTCAGTTCAGTCTTAGCGCTGCTAGGACCGTTGATGATTGGTAAAATTATTGACCATTATATTATTCCAATGGAGTTCGCGGGGGTAGGTGGCAATATCGGGTTACTGATCGCGATTTACATCGGCTTATCACTTGCGATGTATTTCCAGAACTATTGGATGGTCGGCATTGCCCAGCAAACTGTCTTCCGATTACGGACGAGCCTGTTTGCGCATCTTCAAAAGTTACCGGTCACATTTTTCGATAAACGGCAGCACGGAGAACTGATGAGCCGCATCACAAATGATATAGAAAACGTCAGCCAAACACTGAATTCATCTTTCATTCAAGTGTTTTCAAGCATTTTGACGCTGACAGGAACATTTGCGGTCATGCTTTACTTAAGCCCGCTGCTGACATTGCTGACGATGATTATTGTGCCAGTGATGTTCGTCGCGATTCGGTGGATTACACGTCGTACAGGCCTGTTGTTTAAAGAACAACAGCAGGCGGTAGGTGAATTGAACGGAATGATCGAAGAGACGATTTCCGGTCAGCGTATTGTCAAAGCATTTTCTCAGGAAGAACGTGTAATGGAAGAGTTTGCAGAGAAAAGTGGCCGCCTTCGCCGCACCGGTTTCTGGGCATTGACTTATTCAGGTTTTATACCAAAAGTGATGAATATGTTGAACAACGCGAGTTTTGCGGTCGTTGCAGGCGTGGGGGGATTGCTAGCACTAAAAGGAGACGGAATTGTAACGGTCGGAACAATCGTTATTTTTTCGGAGTTCGCACGCCAGTTTACACGTCCGCTTAATGATCTCGCGAACCAATTCAACACGGTCCTATCGGCAATCGCGGGAGCGGAGCGGGTCTTCAAAATCATGGATGAACCGGTTGAGAAGGATGAAGCGACAGAATATGCGGATATGGCCCTACAAGGGGACGTAGAATTCCGCAACGTTTCCTTTGGCTATGCAGTCGAAACAGACGGCTATACCATTAATGATTTATCATTCCATGTAAAGGCAGGGGAAACGGCTGCATTTGTCGGGGCAACAGGCGCAGGGAAAACAACCATTATGCAGTTGCTTGCCAGGTTCTATGAAGTCGATAAAGGAGAAATCTACATCGATGGCATTCCGATTAGCAAATTGCCGCGAAAAACGCTTCGCAGTCAGACTGCATTCGTCTTGCAAGACCCATTTCTTTTTGAAGCGACAGTACTTGAAAATATCCGTTATGGAAAACTTGATGCAACAGATGAAGAGGTCATCAAAGCGGCAAAACAGGCCAATGCGCACAGTTTCATTAGTCGGTTGGAAAATGGCTATGACACTGTATTGACAGCGGATGGCGGTGAGATTTCTCAAGGTCAGAAGCAGTTGTTGTCAATCGCGAGAGCACTCGTTGCAGACCCGGTCCTTTTATTACTCGATGAAGCAACAAGCAGCATTGACACTGTGACAGAACTGGAAATCCAAGAAGCCCTTGATCGCCTTATGGAGGGCAGAACCAGTTTCGTCATTGCACATAGATTGAACACAGTACGGAAAGCAAATACTGTCTATGTCATGGAACAAGGGAAACTGATTGAATCCGGAAACCAAGAAGAATTGATTGAACAGCAAGGCGTATTTTATAACATGCTACTAGAATCGAAAGTATAG